A window of the Nitrosococcus wardiae genome harbors these coding sequences:
- the fabD gene encoding ACP S-malonyltransferase encodes MNKLAFVFPGQGSQAIGMLADLAESNPQVRETFAQASAVLEYDLWQLVQAGPEEDLNRTDRTQPAMLAAGVAVWRVWRAAGGRCPAFMAGHSLGEYTALVCAEAIEFEAAVGLVADRGRYMLEAVSQKEGAMAAILGLSDEAIKDVCKQTAQGQVVEAVNFNAPGQVVIAGHAEAVNRAVEKARNIGAKRAVTLSVSVPSHCRLMEPAAERLRQRLSGLAIKTPSIPVVNNVDVAVNQDPRAITDALTRQLDHPVRWVETITWLRSQEVNTWVECGPGKVLTGLSRRIDKYMAMLPIYDSASLEKTLKITGGA; translated from the coding sequence ATGAATAAGCTAGCGTTTGTGTTTCCAGGGCAGGGGTCTCAAGCCATAGGAATGTTAGCTGACTTGGCCGAATCCAACCCCCAGGTCCGAGAGACTTTTGCCCAGGCTTCTGCCGTTCTTGAATATGATCTATGGCAGTTGGTACAGGCAGGACCTGAAGAAGACCTGAACCGCACTGATCGCACCCAACCGGCCATGTTGGCGGCAGGAGTAGCTGTTTGGCGGGTTTGGCGTGCTGCAGGAGGACGGTGCCCAGCTTTTATGGCAGGACACAGTTTAGGAGAGTATACGGCGCTGGTTTGTGCCGAAGCCATTGAGTTTGAAGCAGCGGTTGGGTTGGTTGCCGACCGAGGGCGTTACATGCTTGAGGCCGTATCACAAAAGGAAGGAGCGATGGCCGCTATTCTTGGCCTTTCTGATGAAGCGATCAAGGATGTTTGCAAACAAACTGCCCAGGGCCAGGTAGTAGAAGCTGTTAACTTTAATGCTCCAGGCCAAGTAGTGATCGCAGGGCACGCTGAGGCGGTTAACCGGGCAGTGGAAAAGGCTCGGAATATTGGAGCAAAGCGGGCCGTGACTCTTTCAGTGAGTGTTCCCTCCCATTGTCGACTCATGGAGCCCGCGGCAGAGCGGCTTCGCCAACGTCTCTCAGGGCTTGCCATTAAAACACCCTCTATTCCCGTAGTGAATAATGTAGATGTGGCTGTCAACCAAGATCCCCGGGCTATCACTGATGCCCTAACTCGTCAGTTGGATCATCCCGTGCGTTGGGTGGAGACCATCACTTGGCTAAGGTCCCAGGAGGTAAATACATGGGTTGAATGTGGGCCCGGCAAGGTGTTGACGGGGCTAAGCAGGAGAATTGATAAGTATATGGCAATGTTGCCAATTTACGATTCGGCCAGCCTTGAGAAAACACTGAAAATAACTGGAGGAGCATAA
- the fabG gene encoding 3-oxoacyl-ACP reductase FabG, whose protein sequence is MKLEGKVALVTGTSRGIGRAIAEALALQGATVAGTATSTTGADGFTAFLAEQGWPGVGVVLDVSKPDSIDSALAAIAEQLGAPAILVNNAGITCDNLLMRMKDEEWESIINTNLTSVYRLSKGCLRGMIKARWGRIINITSVTGVMGNAGQTNYAAAKAGMIGFTKALAREVGARGVTVNAVAPGFIDTDMTRALDNSQREGLLAQIPLNRLGKAQEVAAAVAFLASPEAGYITGETLHVNGGLYMT, encoded by the coding sequence ATGAAATTGGAAGGCAAAGTCGCTTTAGTAACAGGAACAAGCCGAGGTATCGGTCGAGCCATTGCCGAGGCACTTGCCCTCCAAGGAGCGACAGTTGCTGGAACAGCCACTTCAACAACAGGTGCGGATGGGTTTACTGCTTTTCTAGCGGAGCAGGGATGGCCAGGTGTCGGCGTGGTCTTAGATGTTTCCAAGCCCGACTCAATTGATTCAGCGTTAGCTGCAATAGCAGAGCAGTTAGGGGCTCCCGCCATTTTAGTAAATAATGCTGGTATTACCTGTGATAATTTGCTAATGCGTATGAAGGATGAGGAGTGGGAGAGCATCATTAATACTAACCTAACTTCTGTTTATCGCCTCTCGAAGGGATGCCTTCGGGGCATGATAAAAGCCCGTTGGGGACGTATTATCAATATCACCTCGGTAACGGGGGTGATGGGAAATGCGGGGCAAACCAATTATGCCGCCGCCAAAGCGGGTATGATAGGGTTCACCAAGGCTCTGGCGCGAGAGGTAGGCGCTCGTGGGGTTACCGTTAATGCCGTGGCACCAGGTTTTATCGACACCGATATGACTCGGGCTTTGGACAATTCTCAGCGGGAAGGATTACTGGCGCAAATTCCGCTAAATCGGTTAGGCAAAGCCCAGGAGGTTGCGGCTGCAGTGGCTTTTCTTGCAAGCCCAGAGGCGGGCTATATTACGGGAGAAACCCTGCATGTTAATGGCGGGCTCTATATGACTTAG
- the acpP gene encoding acyl carrier protein yields the protein MNDIETRVKEIVVEQLGVNPEEVTNESSFVDDLGADSLDTVELVMALEEAFECEIPDEEAEKISTVQEAIDYIKERQG from the coding sequence ATGAATGACATAGAAACCCGCGTTAAGGAAATCGTGGTTGAACAGCTGGGAGTGAATCCTGAGGAAGTGACTAATGAGTCATCTTTTGTAGATGATCTTGGTGCCGACTCATTAGATACCGTAGAACTTGTGATGGCGCTGGAAGAGGCGTTTGAATGTGAAATTCCTGATGAAGAGGCGGAGAAAATTTCCACGGTTCAAGAAGCGATTGACTATATTAAGGAACGTCAAGGGTAA